AGTCGGTACCGGGGTGGGCGTCAGCGGCTTGTGGTTGTTGTCCGGCATGAGCGACGACGGCGTGCTGACCACCATCGACATCGAGCCGGAACACGCCCGCCTGGCCAAGCAGGCATTCTCCGAGGCCCAGATCGGGCCATCGCGCACCAGGTTGATCAGCGGACGCGCCCAGGAAGTGCTGACCCGGCTCGCCGACGAGTCCTACGACCTGGTGTTCATCGACGCCGACCCGGTCGACCAGCCGGAGTATGTGGTCGAAGGGGTTCGGCTGCTGCGCCCAGGCGGGGTGATCGTGGTGCACCGTGCCGCCCTGGGGGGGCGTGCCGGTGATCCCGCGGCGCGCGACGCCGAAGTGGCCGCGGTGCGTGAGGCGGCGCGATTGATTGCCGAGGACGAACGGCTGACCCCGGCGTTGATCCCGCTGGGCGACGGCCTG
The nucleotide sequence above comes from Mycobacterium vicinigordonae. Encoded proteins:
- a CDS encoding O-methyltransferase; the protein is MSSSDDAPGAPGAPSQEVPSRADALLTHAEKSISEDAILASARERAVDSGAGAVTPAVGALLSLLAKLSGGKAVAEVGTGVGVSGLWLLSGMSDDGVLTTIDIEPEHARLAKQAFSEAQIGPSRTRLISGRAQEVLTRLADESYDLVFIDADPVDQPEYVVEGVRLLRPGGVIVVHRAALGGRAGDPAARDAEVAAVREAARLIAEDERLTPALIPLGDGLLAAVRD